One part of the Aspergillus luchuensis IFO 4308 DNA, chromosome 5, nearly complete sequence genome encodes these proteins:
- a CDS encoding uncharacterized protein (COG:U;~EggNog:ENOG410PIUK;~InterPro:IPR022812,IPR027417;~PFAM:PF00350), which produces MGSIHTLDSGPLPTDELAGNSGERLNTEALDSLETFAQRRVLDTVSQLRKCGLDSVLSLPQLVVCGDQSAGKSSVLEALTEIPFPRKDNLCTRYPTEIILRHGKSDSLQIRVIPDSERSAEEQKSIKAFRETITSFDDLPEVMKKATVLMGIDKVHDHEGGNDNHRRAFARDVLSVVIEGAKGLIGRSSRLSIYLG; this is translated from the exons ATGGGTTCCATTCATACTTTAGACAGTGGACCACTACCCACTG ATGAACTCGCAGGGAATTCCGGTGAGCGTCTAAATACTGAAGCCTTGGATTCTCTTGAGACATTTGCGCAGCGACGCGTGTTGGACACTGTCTCCCAGCTTCGGAAATGCGGGCTGGACAGCGTCTTATCCTTACCGCAATTAGTTGTTTGCGGTGATCAGTCGGCAGGTAAAAGTTCGGTACTGGAGGCATTGACTGAAATTCCCTTTCCGCGCAAAGACAATCTGTGTACAAGGTATCCAACTGAGATAATATTACGGCACGGAAAATCTGATTCACTCCAGATCAGAGTGATACCCGACTCTGAACGCTCCGCTGAAGAGCAGAAGTCAATAAAAGCCTTTAGGGAGACCATAACAAGCTTCGACGACTTACCTGAAGTTATGAAAAAAGCAACGGTGCTGATGGGAATTGATAAAGTGCACGATCATGAGGGCGGCAATGACAATCACCGGCGAGCATTTGCACGTGATGTGCTCAGTGTTGTAATAGAAGGGGCCAAGGGCCTAATCGGCCGCAGCTCACGGTTGTCGATTTACCTGGGATAG
- a CDS encoding uncharacterized protein (COG:S;~EggNog:ENOG410PMEK;~InterPro:IPR011990;~go_function: GO:0005515 - protein binding [Evidence IEA]): MSSKVETNTEYPYAELGLGVREDAMTVFGRIAQTPCTQTGRKRLLCYVLAELHMKNKSIKPLVQRVRAVLGDVKSLESKIYNALRIGRRWRAIVSRVSRKPDKPLTGILLALEKGYIWERCTESEFQTALDNLPTTSDILLNAQEMGPFANAVIKEIKSYLNFPDHGKYMTQIYNRYEGWNEPVSGLDSMSLAIVSVVIPHLKVAGSADSARLTILLSFLADHDIPIDLLYRGSSRRKRWTENGEIIEADPAELGLSEHLIRVCAHDRLTNTLSELQSLSAIVWTSDSKFKLRERERQEIQERLPTSLRSFWCLQALIFACRSVPWKYLEHMETDKSLLLSHIRHALEGARRWCNFQAMTRKVRVDLAHSLMESSRYSVMEWKQFAVNQAKELTLGLDDSDLRSQLAQRQCLLHRLSGETEPAFTALMDGLPHKTNRRSHAIYGHTILQRALNHIQLDQLDKAIASLAEWQPVSQPHSAMEQVVLFRQYLLMGKILRYQGHFTASLQYLQGAQNITNTAKDLVFVEDASDLACNLADTYLELDDPAVAESCLRAAMKHQVPKQAALMIALAECLFAQERFVEVDEILRHISQCQLKLMKMDKLRQSIVQAKLSHIRTQFEEAFRYWTEAMSNLRRFTLASGRTTRIILLSQCHVLHCQGLYDIENRTRDQLDALERCAGMSGASYWVSGLRHWLHFLESCKQ, translated from the exons ATGTCGTCGAAGGTAGAGACGAACACTGAATATCCCTATGCTGAGCTGGGACTGGGCGTTCGGGAAGACGCGATGACGGTTTTTGGCCGCATTGCACAGACACCCTGTACTCAGACTGGGAGGAAGCGGCTTCTCTGTTACGTGTTGGCTGAACTGCACATGAAGAACAAATCCATCAAACCCCTTGTGCAACGAGTAAGAGCTGTGCTAGGAGATGTCAAATCTCTCGAAAGTAAGATATACAATGCTCTCAGGATTGGCAGACGATGGCGTGCTATTGTCTCCCGGGTTTCCCGAAAACCAGACAAACCGCTTACTGGAATCCTCCTTGCTCTCGAAAAGGGATACAT CTGGGAACGTTGCACTGAGTCCGAATTCCAGACTGCTCTTGACAACCTTCCGACTACGTCGGACATATTGCTAAATGCACAAGAGATGGGTCCATTTGCTAACGCTGtcataaaagaaataaaat CGTATCTTAACTTTCCGGACCATGGAAAATATATGACACAGATTTACAACCGTTACGAGGGGTGGAATGAACCGGTTTCAGGCCTCGATTCCATGTCCTTAGCCATAGTCTCCGTGGTTATTCCACATCTGAAGGTCGCCGGGTCCGCTGATTCTGCGCGTCTTACGATTCTGCTGTCATTCCTCGCGGACCACGATATCCCGATTGATCTCCTATATCGTGGGTCGTCCCGTCGCAAGCGATGGACTGAAAACGGGGAGATTATTGAAGCAGATCCAGCCGAATTGGGACTTTCTGAGCATTTGATACGCGTGTGCGCCCACGACAGACTGACGAACACTTTGTCCGAACTCCAGTCACTTTCAGCTATTGTCTGGACATCCGATTCAAAGTTCAAactgagggagagagaaaggcaagAGATACAGGAGAGGCTTCCTACCAGTCTCCGTTCCTTCTGGTGTCTTCAGGCTCTCATTTTCGCATGCCGTTCAGTTCCTTGGAAATATTTGGAGCATAT GGAAACTGACAAAAGCCTACTTCTGTCTCATATCCGACACGCCCTGGAAGGGGCTCGCCGTTGGTGTAACTTTCAGGCCATGACTCGTAAAGTTAGGGTGGATCTCGCTCATAGCCTTATGGAATCTTCGCGTTATTCTGTTATGGAGTGGAAGCAATTCGCAGTCAACCAGGCAAAAGAACTCACCCTTGGCCTAGACGATAGTGATCTGCGTTCACAACTTGCGCAAAGAcaatgtcttcttcatcgactcTCTGGTGAAACCGAACCTGCTTTTACTGCCTTGATGGACGGCTTACCACACAAGACCAACAGAAGGTCACATGCCATATACGGGCATACCATTCTCCAACGCGCTCTCAATCATATTCAGCTTGATCAACTTGACAAAGCAATTGCTTCGCTCGCAGAATGGCAGCCGGTTTCCCAGCCACACTCTGCAATGGAACAAGTGGTTCTTTTCCGTCAATACCTTCTAATGGGCAAGATTTTACGTTATCAAGGTCACTTCACGGCATCTTTACAGTATCTGCAGGGAGCTCAGAACATCACAAATACCGCCAAGGACCTTGTTTTCGTCGAAGATGCAAGTGATCTGGCATGTAACTTGGCCGATACGTATCTCGAGCTCGACGACCCAGCTGTGGCCGAAAGTTGTCTTCGGGCTGCAATGAAACATCAAGTCCCGAAGCAAGCTGCATTAATGATTGCTCTGGCAGAATGTCTTTTCGCGCAGGAGAGGTTCGTGGAGGTGGACGAAATACTCCGCCACATATCACAGTGTCAGTTAAAACTTATGAAGATGGACAAGTTACGGCAGTCTATAGTCCAAGCCAAGTTATCGCACATTCGAACCCAATTCGAAGAAGCCTTCCGCTATTGGACTGAAGCTATGAGTAACCTTAGGCGATTCACCTTGGCTAGCGGTCGCACAACACGCATAATTCTGCTCTCTCAGTGTCACGTTTTACATTGCCAAGGACTCTATGATATTGAAAACCGAACCCGGGATCAACTGGATGCTCTTGAAAGATGTGCTGGCATGAGTGGAGCTTCATACTGGGTATCTGGTTTGCGTCATTGGCTGCACTTCCTAGAGTCATGCAAGCAGTGA